One Pullulanibacillus sp. KACC 23026 DNA segment encodes these proteins:
- the gntK gene encoding gluconokinase, translated as MSPSMYILGVDIGTTSTKSVLFTEKGEVVAKHNIGYPLSTPNPSTAEQDPEEIYQAVLGTMKEALNKSSVKPEEVLCVSFSSAMHSLIAVDEKGKPLTQCITWADNRSEKWAEKIKNEMNGHEIYLRTGTPIHPMSPLSKLTWMRHEKQDLFSKAAKFISIKEYVFYKLFNEYVIDYSIASATGLFNLKELNWDSEALEVAGVTPEQLSTPVPTTHYLKGLKPDMAESIGLAMDIPFILGASDGCLSNLGVNAIEFGSVAVTIGTSGAIRTVADRPITDPKGRTFCYALTENHWVIGGPVNNGGMTFRWVRDELAASEVETAGRLGMDPYEVLTRIASKVSPGSDGLLFHPYLAGERAPLWNANARGSFFGLGMHHKKEHLIRAVLEGVIYNLYSVLLALEELIGQPKKVLATGGFARSELWRQMMADIFDQEVIVPESFESSCLGAAILGLYALGKVDTLTVVSDMVGDTHRHHPIPENVAIYQELVPIYLSLYRKLDDEYSRISEFQRKTLG; from the coding sequence ATGAGTCCATCTATGTATATTCTTGGTGTCGATATCGGCACAACGAGTACAAAATCAGTGTTATTTACAGAAAAAGGGGAAGTCGTTGCCAAACATAATATTGGCTATCCGCTCTCAACACCTAATCCATCCACGGCCGAACAAGATCCGGAAGAAATCTATCAAGCTGTACTCGGTACCATGAAAGAGGCGCTTAATAAAAGCAGCGTAAAACCTGAAGAAGTGCTATGCGTGTCTTTTAGTTCAGCCATGCACAGCCTGATTGCAGTCGATGAAAAAGGAAAACCGCTCACCCAATGTATCACTTGGGCGGATAATCGAAGTGAAAAATGGGCCGAGAAAATTAAAAATGAGATGAATGGGCATGAGATTTATCTCAGAACCGGGACACCGATCCATCCCATGTCTCCATTATCTAAACTAACTTGGATGCGCCATGAGAAACAAGATCTGTTCTCTAAAGCTGCCAAATTCATCTCCATAAAAGAATATGTATTCTACAAGCTGTTCAATGAGTACGTCATTGATTATTCGATTGCTTCAGCAACCGGCCTCTTTAACCTAAAAGAGCTCAACTGGGATTCTGAAGCCTTAGAAGTGGCGGGAGTAACACCTGAACAATTATCAACACCTGTTCCAACCACCCACTATCTTAAAGGCCTTAAACCAGATATGGCGGAATCCATTGGTCTTGCGATGGATATTCCATTCATTTTAGGAGCAAGCGATGGCTGCTTATCGAACCTTGGGGTCAATGCCATTGAATTTGGCTCCGTCGCTGTTACGATTGGGACAAGCGGTGCCATCCGAACGGTTGCTGATCGTCCGATTACTGATCCTAAAGGCCGAACTTTTTGTTATGCCTTAACTGAGAATCATTGGGTCATTGGCGGACCTGTTAACAATGGCGGGATGACCTTCCGTTGGGTTCGTGATGAGCTCGCCGCTTCAGAAGTGGAAACAGCCGGGCGCCTTGGAATGGATCCTTATGAAGTACTGACACGGATTGCTTCAAAAGTTTCACCTGGATCCGACGGTCTCCTCTTTCACCCTTATCTTGCTGGTGAGCGGGCCCCTCTTTGGAATGCCAACGCACGCGGATCATTTTTTGGCTTAGGGATGCATCACAAGAAAGAGCATCTAATCCGTGCTGTTCTTGAAGGGGTCATCTATAACTTATACAGCGTGCTCCTTGCTCTCGAGGAATTAATTGGTCAGCCTAAGAAAGTACTGGCAACAGGCGGATTTGCTCGTTCTGAACTTTGGCGGCAAATGATGGCCGATATTTTTGATCAAGAGGTCATTGTCCCGGAAAGCTTTGAAAGTTCTTGTCTAGGCGCTGCCATATTAGGCTTATATGCACTCGGAAAAGTGGATACGTTGACTGTCGTGAGTGACATGGTTGGAGATACCCACCGCCACCACCCTATCCCAGAAAATGTAGCCATCTATCAAGAACTTGTTCCGATTTACCTTAGCCTTTATCGAAAATTAGATGATGAATACAGCCGTATCTCTGAATTCCAGAGAAAAACACTCGGCTAA
- a CDS encoding Ku protein, translating to MHTMWKGSISFGLVHIPIKLYAATESKDVSFRTLHDVCHTPIRYQKYCPECDTVVENDHLIKGYEVYPGEFVTITDQELQGLKGDVIRAVDILDFVDLSEIDPVYFNRSYFVGPNENGGKAYALLRQALKETNKIGLAKLTLHSKEHLAVVRVYKEGLMLETMYYPDEVRPVNQVPGLEQMGEFDEKELTTAKQLIEQLTTAFEPEKYKDTYREDVQHLVEEKLAGHETTAPKKAPARENVVDLLAALQKSVEETRGSTPAQPTQAPPKKAVPSARTAEAPSTAESEAPPKKLLAGKMASASTELPKKKTAKTSHKKKIGL from the coding sequence ATGCACACGATGTGGAAGGGGTCGATCAGCTTTGGGCTTGTCCATATCCCCATCAAGTTATATGCTGCAACGGAGTCAAAAGATGTGTCGTTCCGCACCCTGCACGATGTGTGCCATACCCCGATTCGTTACCAAAAGTATTGTCCGGAGTGCGACACGGTTGTAGAAAACGACCATTTAATAAAAGGCTATGAAGTTTATCCAGGTGAATTTGTCACCATTACCGATCAGGAATTACAAGGACTTAAAGGCGATGTCATTAGAGCGGTAGACATCCTGGATTTTGTCGATTTATCCGAAATTGATCCAGTCTACTTTAATCGTTCTTATTTTGTCGGACCTAATGAAAATGGCGGTAAAGCTTATGCCTTACTTCGACAAGCTTTGAAAGAAACGAATAAAATTGGACTCGCTAAACTAACCCTTCATTCTAAGGAACATTTGGCGGTTGTCCGTGTCTACAAAGAAGGTCTTATGCTAGAAACCATGTATTACCCCGATGAAGTTCGCCCTGTTAATCAAGTACCAGGGCTTGAACAAATGGGCGAGTTCGATGAAAAAGAGCTGACAACCGCTAAGCAACTGATCGAGCAGTTGACAACAGCTTTTGAACCTGAGAAATACAAAGATACCTATCGGGAGGATGTTCAGCATCTTGTCGAGGAAAAACTGGCGGGGCATGAAACGACGGCACCGAAGAAGGCGCCTGCTAGAGAAAACGTCGTCGATTTACTTGCAGCTTTACAAAAAAGTGTGGAGGAAACTCGTGGAAGCACGCCTGCACAACCCACACAAGCACCGCCTAAAAAAGCTGTTCCTTCTGCCAGAACAGCCGAAGCCCCTTCAACTGCTGAAAGTGAGGCTCCACCAAAAAAGTTACTTGCAGGAAAGATGGCTTCAGCCTCAACAGAACTGCCAAAAAAGAAAACCGCTAAGACCTCTCACAAGAAAAAAATTGGTCTATAA
- the ligD gene encoding non-homologous end-joining DNA ligase, with amino-acid sequence MEPVFPMEPVSSHAIPQGGQWLAQVKWDGVRILTYAERGHVRLFNRKKNERTYHYPEITTFDFFAADSVILDGEVIAMGQDGIPSFHEVMRRDGLRNLSKVKAVQPLVPISYMVFDILYLDGKWVTDLPLVERLALIEERLTPTPYVQAVTAQKDGEALFEVMSQYGMEGLVVKDESSPYLINEKKPTWQKIKIKRDVNAVVGGYTLKNGVANALLIGLYDDQNRLWYIGHVGTGKLTKAEWRDLTTHLKSFGESEAPFVNPPGQTSDTYWVSPKWVCKIHFAEWTEGRSLRQPSIQAFLEIDPRTCTFQNEAPEMRKG; translated from the coding sequence ATGGAACCGGTATTTCCCATGGAACCTGTATCGAGTCATGCCATACCTCAAGGGGGTCAATGGCTTGCTCAAGTAAAATGGGATGGTGTACGCATTTTAACTTATGCTGAGCGAGGCCATGTCCGTCTATTCAATCGAAAGAAGAATGAACGGACGTATCACTATCCGGAGATTACGACCTTTGACTTTTTTGCTGCCGATTCAGTCATCTTAGATGGAGAAGTGATTGCAATGGGACAAGATGGGATTCCTTCCTTTCATGAAGTCATGCGCCGTGATGGCCTCCGAAACCTTTCTAAGGTGAAGGCCGTTCAGCCCCTTGTCCCTATTTCATATATGGTGTTTGATATCCTGTACTTAGACGGCAAATGGGTGACAGATCTTCCATTAGTCGAGCGCTTGGCTTTAATAGAAGAGAGGTTAACCCCAACTCCCTATGTTCAAGCTGTGACAGCACAAAAGGATGGTGAAGCGCTCTTTGAAGTCATGTCTCAATACGGGATGGAGGGCCTTGTCGTTAAAGACGAATCCTCACCCTATCTTATAAATGAGAAAAAACCAACCTGGCAAAAAATCAAAATTAAACGGGATGTCAATGCTGTTGTTGGCGGTTATACTCTAAAAAACGGTGTGGCCAACGCCCTTTTGATCGGACTTTATGATGATCAGAACCGACTTTGGTATATTGGTCATGTTGGCACGGGGAAGTTAACGAAAGCGGAATGGCGCGACTTGACTACTCATTTAAAAAGCTTTGGTGAAAGCGAGGCGCCATTTGTTAACCCTCCTGGTCAAACCTCGGATACTTATTGGGTCAGCCCGAAATGGGTCTGTAAAATTCATTTTGCTGAATGGACAGAAGGCCGTTCTCTTAGACAGCCTTCCATCCAAGCTTTTTTGGAGATCGACCCAAGAACTTGTACTTTTCAAAATGAAGCTCCGGAAATGCGGAAGGGTTGA